A DNA window from Ipomoea triloba cultivar NCNSP0323 chromosome 10, ASM357664v1 contains the following coding sequences:
- the LOC116033211 gene encoding uncharacterized protein LOC116033211 has translation MLVASLPEEIMYLAIGRSTTREVWSSIEAALSSSTRARCLNLLAQFQSLRQGDSTPAEYLGCAQLLVEDLALAGRPISLDEQNLYVFRGLRPKFRAMAASLVVSGNPVSIPQLSDCLQTQQFIYSDDFATGVPALPSRAPTVMVANRSRRQNGE, from the coding sequence ATGCTGGTTGCGTCTCTCCCCGAGGAGATCATGTACCTCGCCATTGGTCGATCCACTACGAGAGAGGTCTGGAGTTCCATTGAAGCGGCCCTAAGCTCCTCCACCCGTGCCCGTTGCTTGAACCTTCTCGCCCAGTTCCAGTCGCTCCGGCAGGGCGACTCCACGCCGGCGGAATATCTCGGCTGTGCCCAACTCCTTGTCGAAGACTTAGCCTTGGCGGGTCGTCCGATCTCCCTCGACGAACAAAACCTCTATGTGTTTAGAGGGCTCAGGCCGAAGTTCAGGGCCATGGCAGCGTCGCTCGTCGTCTCAGGTAATCCGGTCTCGATTCCTCAATTGTCCGACTGCTTACAGACCCAACAATTCATCTATTCGGATGATTTCGCGACTGGGGTTCCTGCGCTGCCCTCTAGAGCTCCGACAGTCATGGTGGCCAACCGTTCACGAAGGCAGAATGGTGAATGA